The following coding sequences lie in one Sorex araneus isolate mSorAra2 chromosome 4, mSorAra2.pri, whole genome shotgun sequence genomic window:
- the HTR1E gene encoding 5-hydroxytryptamine receptor 1E: MNITNCTTEASVAVRPKTVTEKMLVSMTLVIITTLTMLLNLAVIMAICTTKKLHQPANYLICSLAVTDLLVAVLVMPLSIMYIVMESWNLGYFICEVWLSVDMTCCTCSILHLCVIALDRYWAITNAIEYARKRTAKRAGLMVLTVWTISIFISMPPLFWRSHRQLSPPPSQCTIKHDHVIYTIYSTLGAFYIPLTLILILYYRIYHAAKSLYQKRGSSRHLSNRSTDSQNSFASCKLTQTFCVSDFSTSDPTTEFEKMHTSIRIPPFDNDLDHPGERQQISSTRERKAARILGLILGAFILSWLPFFIKELIVGLSIYTVSSEVADFLTWLGYVNSLINPLLYTSFNEDFKLAFKKLIRCREHT; this comes from the coding sequence ATGAACATCACTAACTGTACCACAGAAGCCAGTGTGGCTGTGAGACCCAAGACTGTCACTGAGAAGATGCTGGTTTCCATGACTTTGGTCATCATCACCACGCTGACCATGTTGTTGAACTTGGCTGTGATCATGGCCATCTGCACCACCAAGAAGCTTCACCAGCCTGCCAACTACCTTATCTGTTCTCTGGCCGTGACAGACCTCCTGGTTGCTGTGCTTGTCATGCCTTTGAGCATCATGTACATTGTGATGGAGAGCTGGAATCTAGGATACTTCATCTGTGAAGTGTGGCTCAGTGTGGACATGACCTGTTGCACCTGTTCCATCCTCCATCTTTGCGTGATTGCCCTGGACAGATATTGGGCCATCACCAATGCTATTGAGTATGCCAGAAAAAGAACTGCCAAACGGGCTGGTCTGATGGTCCTCACTGTGTGGACCATCTCCATCTTCATATCTATGCCCCCTCTTTTCTGGAGGAGCCACCGTCAACTCAGTCCACCCCCGAGTCAGTGCACTATCAAGCATGACCACGTCATCTACACCATTTATTCCACTTTGGGGGCATTTTATATCCCCTTGACACTGATTCTGATTCTCTATTACCGGATTTATCACGCGGCCAAAAGTCTTTACCAGAAAAGGGGGTCGAGCCGGCATTTAAGCAACAGAAGCACAGATAGCCAAAATTCCTTCGCAAGTTGTAAACTTACGCAGACTTTCTGTGTGTCTGACTTCTCCACCTCAGATCCTACCACAGAATTTGAGAAGATGCACACCTCCATCAGGATCCCTCCCTTTGACAATGATCTAGATCATCCAGGAGAGCGCCAGCAGATTTCTAGTACCAGGGAGCGCAAAGCAGCACGCATCCTAGGACTGATTCTGGGTGCATTCATTTTGTCATGGCTGCCATTTTTCATCAAAGAGTTGATTGTTGGCTTGAGTATCTATACCGTGTCCTCCGAAGTGGCTGATTTTTTGACATGGCTTGGTTATGTAAATTCTCTGATCAACCCTTTACTGTACACAAGTTTTAATGAAGACTTTAAACTGGCTTTCAAAAAGCTCATCAGGTGCCGCGAACATACGTAG